One window from the genome of Kryptolebias marmoratus isolate JLee-2015 linkage group LG1, ASM164957v2, whole genome shotgun sequence encodes:
- the dnajc2 gene encoding dnaJ homolog subfamily C member 2, producing the protein MMLLEAKDGEETVVFKAAAASVQVLVEPVGRWFEAYIRRRNRNLSASFQELEEEEESSEDEEDEELQLEEHPMLRTLDPKDWKNQDHYAVLGLPHLRYRATQRQIKAAHKVIVLKHHPDKRKAAGEQIAEGDNDYFTCITKAIEILSDPVKRRAFDSVDPTFDNTVPSKGEGRENFFDVFSPVFERNARWSSKKLVPSLGSVESSFEEVDNFYSFWYNFDSWREFSYLDEEEKEKAECRDERRWIEKQNRASRAQRKKEEMNRIRTLVDTAYSCDPRIKKFKEEEKARKESEKKAKAEAKKREQEEKEKARQAELEVARLAKEKEEEEARQAAQQAKKEKEIQKKAIKKERQKLRTTCKNWNFFADSEADSVKMMEEVEKLCDRLELTSLQSLNEILASGSREESKAAIGKQVEEVNCQLQKEKEAEAQARQAARSAEQASGGGGGAKGWNEEDLQLLIKAVNLFPAGTNSRWEVIANYMNLHSTSGMKRTAKDVINKAKNLQKLDPLQKDEINRKAFEKFRKEHTSVPPSVDNAMPSERFDASGGEGNSAPWTTEEQKLLEQALKTYPVSTPERWEKIAAAVPGRSKKDCMKRYKELVEMVKAKKAAQEQVAAKNKK; encoded by the exons ATGATGCTGCTAGAAGCAAAGGACGGCGAAGAGACGGTCGTGTTTAAAGCGGCTGCCG CATCTGTGCAGGTTCTGGTGGAGCCCGTGGGTCGATGGTTTGAGGCTTACATTCGGAGGAGAAACAGGAACTTGTCTGCCTCTTTCcaagagctggaggaggaagaggagtcctcggaggatgaggaggatgaggagctgcagctggaagaGCATCCCATGCTCCGAACGCTCGACCCTAAAGATTGGAAG AATCAGGATCACTACGCTGTCCTTGGACTCCCACACCTGAGATACAGagcaacacagagacaaatcaAAGCTGCTC ACAAAGTGATCGTGTTGAAGCACCATCCCGACAAAAGGAAAGCTGCAGGAGAACAGATAGCTGAAGGAGACAATGACTACTTCACCTGCATAACTAAAg CCATTGAAATCCTGTCCGACCCGGTGAAGAGGAGAGCCTTTGACAGCGTCGACCCCACCTTCGACAACACCGTGCCTTCCAAAGGCGAAGGCAGAGAGAACTTCTTTGACGTCTTCTCTCCTGTTTTCGAGAGAAACGCCAGGTGGTCTTCCAAGAAACTGGTGCCCAGCCTGGGCAGCGTGGAGTCATCCTTCGAAGAGGTGGAcaatttttactctttttg gtACAACTTTGACTCATGGAGGGAATTCTCTTACTTggatgaagaggaaaaagaaaaggctgaatg TCGAGATGAACGGAGATGGATCGAAAAGCAGAATcgagcttccagagctcagaggaagaaggaggagaTGAACAGGATCCGCACGCTAGTTG ATACGGCGTACAGCTGCGACCCGAGGATAAAGAAGTTCAAGGAAGAGGAAAAAGCCAGGAAAGAGTCTGAGAAGAAGGCGAAGGCTGAAGCCAAGAAGAGAGAGcaggaagagaaggagaag GCCCGTCAGGCGGAGCTGGAGGTGGCTCGCTTGgcgaaggagaaggaggaggaggaggccaggCAAGCAGCCCAGCAGGccaagaaggagaaggagatcCAGAAGAAGGCCATCAAGAAGGAGAGGCAGAAACTGAGGACCACCTGCAAG AACTGGAATTTCTTTGCCGACAGTGAAGCCGACAGCGTAAAAAtgatggaggaggtggagaaacTCTGTGATCGGCTGGAACTGACGAG TCTGCAGTCTCTGAATGAAATCCTGGCCTCGGGCTCCAGGGAGGAGAGCAAGGCAGCGATTGGGAAGCAG GTGGAGGAGGTGAACTGCCAGCtgcagaaggagaaggaggccGAGGCCCAGGCCAGGCAGGCCGCCCGCAGCGCCGAGCAGGCCAGCGGCGGGGGGGGCGGGGCCAAGGGCTGGAACGAGGAAGACCTCCAGCTGCTCATCAAAGCTGTCAACCTGTTTCCTGCCGGGACCAACTCCAG gtgGGAAGTTATTGCCAACTACATGAACTTGCACTCCACCAGCGGCATGAAGAGAACGGCTAAAGATGTCATCAATAAGGCCAAGAATCTTCAGAAACTCG ATCCCCTACAGAAAGACGAGATCAACAGGAAAGCCTTTGAGAAGTTCAGGAAGGAGCACACGTCGGTGCCGCCCTCCGTGGACAACGCCATGCCCTCCGAGAGATTCGATG CCTCTGGCGGCGAAGGTAACTCCGCCCCCTGGACcacagaggagcagaaactTCTGGAGCAGGCCTTGAAGACCTACCCCGTCAGCACACCGGAGCGCTGGGAGAAGATCGCCGCTGCCGTTCCCGGGCGGAGCAAGAAGGACTGTATGAAGAGGTACAAG GAACTGGTGGAGATGGTTAAAGCCAAGAAAGCTGCTCAGGAACAAGTGGCAgccaagaataaaaaatga
- the pmpcb gene encoding mitochondrial-processing peptidase subunit beta, with translation MAASLQRLTLAGRNVLQMRLLKTNYPSRLTAGPPRLLATQAAQQVALNVPETKVTSLENGLRVASEDSGLTTCTVGLWIDAGSRYENERNNGTAHFLEHMAFKGTRKRSQLDLELEIENMGAHLNAYTSREQTVYYAKAFSKDLPRAVEILADIIQNSTLGEAEIERERGVILREMQEVETNLQEVVFDYLHATAYQSTALGRTILGPTENIKTINRGDLVEYITTHYKGPRIVLAAAGGVCHDELISLAKYHFGKLPSRDEGGAPAVPPCRFTGSEIRVRDDKMPLAHIAIAVEAVGWSHPDTIPLMVANTLIGNWDRSFGGGVNLSSKLAQMACQGNLCHSFQSFNTCYTDTGLWGLYMVCEPGTVSDMMHFTQREWMSLCTSVTESEVARAKNLLKTNMLLHLDGSTPICEDIGRQMLCYSRRIPLHELEARIDAIDSSTIKEVCAKYVYNRAPAIAAVGPIEQLPDYNQVQSGMFWMRN, from the exons ATGGCGGCGTCCTTACAACGGCTCACATTAGCGGGTAGAAATGTTTTACAGATGCGTTTGTTGAAGACTAATTATCCGAGCAGG CTCACCGCAGGACCGCCGCGGCTGTTAGCTACCCAGGCTGCccagcaggtggcgctgaaTGTCCCGGAAACCAAGGTGACCAGTCTGGAAAACGGACTCCGAGTGGCGTCCGAGGACTCCGGGCTCACTACCTGCACA gtGGGTCTGTGGATCGATGCCGGCAGTCGCTATGAGAACGAGAGAAATAATGGCACGGCCCATTTTCTGGAGCATATGGCGTTTAAG GGCACCAGGAAGCGTTCTCAGCTGGACCTGGAGTTAGAGATTGAGAACATGGGAGCTCATCTCAACGCTTACACGTCGCGGGAGCAGACAGTCTACTACGCCAAAGCGTTCTCTAAGGATCTTCCTCGAG CTGTTGAAATCCTGGCCGACATCATCCAGAACAGCACGCTCGGTGAGGCGGAGATCGAGAGGGAGCGAGGCGTCATCCTCAGAGAGATGCAGGAAGTAGAAACCAACCTGCAGGAAGTGGTGTTCGATTACCTGCATGCCACAGCGTACCAGTCCACAGCGCTGGGCAGGACCATCCTGGGCCCCACCGAGAACATCAA gacGATCAACAGAGGAGACCTGGTGGAGTACATCACCACTCACTACAAAGGACCCCGAATCGTtctggctgctgctggag GAGTTTGTCACGATGAACTCATCAGTTTGGCCAAGTATCACTTTGGAAAACTTCCGAGCAGAGATGAAGGCGGAGCCCCAGCTGTCCCTCCCTGCCGTTTCACAGGAAGTGAG ATCCGAGTGCGCGACGACAAAATGCCCCTCGCTCATATTGCCATCGCGGTGGAAGCCGTCGGCTGGTCGCACCCGGACACCATCCCCCTGATGGTGGCCAACACTCTCATAGGAAACTGGGACCGCTCGTTCGGTGGCGGTGTG AATCTGTCCAGTAAACTGGCTCAGATGGCCTGCCAGGGGAACCTGTGCCACAGCTTCCAGTCCTTCAACACGTGCTACACGGACACGGGGCTGTGGGGGCTCTACATGGTGTGTGAGCCCGGCACCGTCAGCGACATGATGCACTTCACTCAGAGGGAATG GATGTCTCTTTGCACCAGTGTGACAGAAAGTGAGGTGGCTCGGGCCAAGAATCTGCTCAAAACCAACATGCTGCTGCATCTTGACG GCTCCACCCCCATCTGCGAGGACATCGGCAGACAGATGCTGTGCTACAGCCGCAGGATCCCGCTGCACGAGCTGGAGGCTCGGATCGAT GCCATTGACAGCAGCACCATTAAGGAGGTTTGTGCCAAATACGTCTACAACAGGGCCCCCGCCATCGCAGCGGTTG GTCCAATCGAACAGCTGCCTGACTACAACCAGGTCCAGAGCGGGATGTTCTGGATGAGGAACTGA
- the phax gene encoding phosphorylated adapter RNA export protein, translating into MADLMDGDLEDGEISGSGSDSEMGTGAADQAPARAPESSVFSGEPFPRRPAAAYRSSARAVETSDSDSDSSDEGAAVWRRKRQKVSDAPPPPARSARPGAPPPVPARAGAPGSRKVNNIWGSVVQEQCQDAVTAELGIFGMEGVGMSSRSVETYNFVLARKMMEKEREVERQSKQEEEVSMLDAELEDYMKGQGSEERTGGDAKRKRPAKERLGPRAEMDTKGRYEITEDDPDEKVTDEIAYRLQEPKKELIERVVSVVGKKKAIELLGETASLEENGGVYTMDGSRRRTPGGVFLNLLKNTPSVSKSQIKKIFFEEQQRDNKSKKAAQKRRRHVLAKKMKQVIGTLNLQEHDDVSRETFASDTNEALESLEEPAEEDREEEEEEEEKEEAAVGIEETAVVYNSADLEVF; encoded by the coding sequence atggctgatCTAATGGACGGTGACCTGGAAGATGGAGAAATCTCCGGGTCCGGCTCGGACAGCGAGATGGGAACCGGCGCAGCGGACCAAGCCCCGGCTCGTGCCCCAGAATCCTCCGTCTTCAGCGGGGAGCCTTTCCCGCGCCGACCCGCCGCCGCATACCGGAGCTCGGCCAGGGCGGTGGAGACCAGCGACAGCGACTCGGACTCCTCGGACGAAGGGGCGGCCGTGTGGCGCCGGAAGCGCCAGAAAGTGTCCGACGCTCCGCCGCCTCCTGCGCGCTCCGCCCGCCCGGGGGCGCCGCCGCCGGTGCCCGCCCGCGCCGGCGCGCCCGGCAGCCGCAAGGTGAACAACATCTGGGGCTCCGTGGTCCAGGAGCAGTGCCAGGACGCCGTGACAGCAGAGCTGGGCATATTCGGCATGGAGGGCGTCGGCATGTCGAGCAGGAGCGTGGAGACGTATAATTTCGTCCTGGCCCGGAAGATGAtggagaaggagagggaggtggagaggcagtccaagcaggaggaggaagtgagCATGCTGGACGCTGAGCTAGAGGACTACATGAAGGGGCAGGGGTCCGAGGAGAGGACAGGGGGGGATGCAAAGAGAAAAAGGCCAGCCAAAGAGAGACTGGGCCCCCGAGCCGAGATGGACACCAAGGGCCGGTACGAGATCACTGAGGATGACCCCGACGAGAAGGTGACTGATGAGATTGCCTACAGACTGCAGGAGCCCAAAAAAGAGCTGATAGAGCGCGTCGTCAGCGTCGTCGGCAAGAAAAAAGCCATCGAGCTGCTGGGAGAGACCGCCAGCCTGGAGGAGAACGGCGGCGTGTACACCATGGACGGCAGCAGGCGGCGGACTCCGGGCGGAGTCTTCCTCAACCTGCTGAAGAACACCCCCAGCGTCTCCAAGTCCCAGATCAAGAAGATCTTCTTCgaggagcagcagagggacAACAAAAGCAAGAAGGCGGCGCAGAAGAGGAGGCGGCACGTGCTGGCGAAGAAGATGAAGCAGGTCATCGGCACGCTCAACCTGCAGGAGCACGACGACGTCTCCAGGGAGACGTTCGCTAGCGACACCAACGAGGCCTTGGAGTCACTGGAGGAGCCTGCAGAGGaagacagggaggaggaggaggaggaggaggagaaggaggaagctGCTGTGGGCATCGAGGAGACAGCAGTGGTCTATAACTCTGCAGACCTGGAGGTGTTCTGA
- the psmc2 gene encoding 26S proteasome regulatory subunit 7, with translation MPDYLGDDQRKVKEEEKEDGPIRALDEGDIALLKTYGQSTYSRQIKQVEDDIQQLLKKINELTGIKESDTGLAPPALWDLAADKQTLQSEQPLQVARCTKIINADSEDPKYIINVKQFAKFVVDLSDQVAPTDIEEGMRVGVDRNKYQIHIPLPPKIDPTVTMMQVEEKPDVTYSDVGGCKEQIEKLREVVETPLLHPERFVNLGIEPPKGVLLFGPPGTGKTLCARAVANRTDACFIRVIGSELVQKYVGEGARMVRELFEMARTKKACLIFFDEIDAIGGARFDDGAGGDNEVQRTMLELINQLDGFDPRGNIKVLMATNRPDTLDPALMRPGRLDRKIEFSLPDLEGRTHIFKIHARSMSVERDIRFELLARLCPNSTGAEIRSVCTEAGMFAIRARRKIATEKDFLEAVNKVIKSYAKFSATPRYMTYN, from the exons ATGCCGGACTATTTGGGAGACGACCAAAGAAAggttaaagaagaagaaaaggaagacgGACCTATcagag CTTTGGATGAAGGGGACATCGCTTTGCTCAAAACATAC GGTCAAAGCACCTACTCCAGACAGATCAAACAGGTGGAAGATGACATTCAGCAGCTTCTCAAAAAGATCAACGAGCTGACAG GCATCAAGGAGTCGGACACCGGCTTGGCTCCGCCGGCGCTCTGGGATCTGGCTGCTGATAAGCAGACTCTGCAGAGCGAACAGCCTTTGCAGGTAGCAAG ATGCACAAAGATCATCAATGCAGACTCCGAAGATCCGAAATACATCATCAACGTCAAACAGTTCGCCAAGTTCGTGGTGGACCTGAGTGACCAGGTGGCTCCGACTGACATAGAGGAGGGCATGAGAGTCGG TGTGGACAGGAACAAATATCAGATCCACATTCCCCTGCCTCCGAAAATTGATCCGACTGTCACCATGATGCAG GTGGAGGAGAAGCCCGACGTGACGTACAGTGATGTTGGTGGATGTAAGGAGCAGATCGAGAAGCTGAGGGAAGTGGTCGAGACCCCGTTGCTCCAC CCGGAGAGATTCGTCAACCTGGGTATTGAGCCCCCGAAAGGCGTGCTGCTGTTCGGGCCCCCCGGCACGGGGAAGACCCTGTGCGCCCGCGCCGTGGCCAACCGAACCGACGCCTGCTTCATCCGGGTCATCGGCTCCGAGCTGGTGCAGAAGTACGTGGGAGAG GGAGCCAGGATGGTGCGGGAATTGTTCGAGATGGCCAGGACTAAGAAGGCCTGTCTGATCTTCTTTGATGAAATTGATGCTATTGGAG GGGCCCGTTTTGACGACGGTGCTGGTGGCGATAACGAGGTCCAGAGGACCATGCTGGAGCTCATCAACCAGCTGGACGGCTTTGACCCCCGAGGCAACATCAAAGTGCTGATGGCCACCAACAGACCAGACACGCTGGACCCGGCCCTGATGCGACCGGGACGTCTGGACAGGAAGATTGAGTTCAGCCTGCCCGATCTGGAG gGTCGCACCCACATATTTAAGATCCACGCCCGCTCCATGAGTGTGGAGAGAGACATTCGATTTGAGCTTCTGGCCCGCCTCTGTCCCAACAGCACCG GTGCTGAGATCCGCAGTGTGTGCACAGAGGCGGGTATGTTTGCCATCAGGGCTCGGAGGAAGATCGCCACGGAGAAAGACTTCCTGGAGGCTGTAAACAAGGTCATCAAATCCTACGCCAAGTTCAGCGCCACCCCCAGATACATGACCTACAACTAA